The stretch of DNA CCATTGCAGAGCTACAATCTGAACGGCTTGCATCCNNAAAACCGCTATCCGTGTGGCTGACACTTCCTGTAGCNCCCACCGGACTGACCTCCGAGGGAACAGCCGCAGTGGCCGCCATGCTCGATGCGAAAGTGGACCTTGCAGGCGTCAATGTCATGAGCATGGATTTTGGTGCCAGCAAGGTAGCATCCAGTACCATGCTGGAAGCCTCGATTGCTGCGGCCACAGCCACTCACAAGCAGCTGGCGTCATTGTACAAAGCAGCTGGGCAAGATAGCGGGGCTGAATCGCTGTGGCGGAAGATCGGCCTGACGCCGATGATCGGCCAAAATGATGTAGTTGGTGAGATNTTTACGCTTCAGGACGCCGCAGGACTGCATGATTTTGCAGTAGCCAAGGGCATTGGCAGGGTTTCTATGTGGTCCCTGAACCGTGACGCCACGTGTGGGCCAAACTACCCTGATCTCACGCGCGTCTCCGATGGATGCAGCGGCGTGGATCAGAAGGGTAAGCTCTTCTCAGAGATGTTGGGTGACGGGATGACCTCACCGCTTGCAGAGCCCTCCGCCAGCGCCTCGCCACTGGCCTCGAGCCAAGCAACGGTTCCTGCGGACAATCCGGCAACCAGCCCATACCCGATCTGGAGCGATCTGGCCGTGTATGTGGAAGGGGACAGGATTGTTTGGCACGGGAATGTCTACACCGCCAAGTGGTGGACGCAGGATGATGTACCGGATAACCCAGTTGCCACGGAGGGGCTGACACCGTGGCAACTGGTTGGTCCCGTCCTGCCTGGGGATAAGCCAGCCCCACAGCAGACTGTTCCGGCTGGAACGTATCCACTGTGGACGGCGGAGAAAATCTATCTCCAAGGGGACCGGGTGATGTTTGATAGCCGTATCTTCGAAGCCAAGTGGTGGAACCGCGAAGAAAGCCCGCTGGCCGCAATGCAGGGTTCACCTTCTTCAGCCTGGAAGATGTTCACCAACGACCAAGCCCAGCAGTTGCTGGCGCCGAAAGCCAGCTAGCAGGACCGGATAGTATGGCGGGGTTTTCATAGGCTGCAGTATGCCTTGCACTGCTTAGACGTGTGTCTCTAGCCATTTCTGGGCGAGGGTGGCCTGCAAGTTTAGCGCACGGCCAATGACAGGCTCGGCCGCTGAGGCGATCTTGGCGCCAAGGAATGGCACACCGGATTTGACCTCGCCGGTCAGCTCCACCAAGGTTGATTCGCCAGTGACCGTCAACTNTTGCAAGGCAGTGACATCTACAGGGGCTTTGGCCACTGTGAGTGTGATGGTATTCGTGCGGGAGCCGTCGGCCGCTGGTGCGCTCCAGGATTCATCCTGTGTCACAGTCAAGGTTGCGCCGACAAACTTCTGGATGAGCTCGGGCATCCGCGTGGTGGGCAGCGTGCGCACGGTCTTGGTGGTGAAAGCCGCGGAGGTGGGCCCGCTGATGGTGAAGGATTTCAGCTCTCCGCCCACTGTTTCGCTGACGTGCTTGATGAAGTCGGCATTGGTAAAGACATCTGTCACACTCTGAGCCGAGGCTGAAAGTGTTGTTGAGGCGGCAAGTGCCATGGTTCCTCCAAGGTAAGGGGCGTGTTTGGGGCAGCTCCTAGGATACCAAGGCCAAGCTGTTGCGATACCAAGGCCTGCCTGCCGCGAGTAAGCTGGATAAAGTCCCGGAGTTTCAGCGAATTTCTGGGCCTTCGTGCTGTCCAGGCACGGCAAACCACGTACTTAAGCGGCCACCACCGTTACGCGTCAAGGAGAAATTGCCCATGAGTCTTACAGGGTTGCGGAGCGCACTTTCACAGGATCCCAGCTTCGCTAGGGTTCGTACNTTTGCTGCCGCAGACCCGGCTACTCGCAGCGCCGACGTTGCCTTCAGTGCACCTGCTGGCATGCGTGCAGTGCTCTTGGCTGAGGCAGCGGACGGGCTTGGAGCCGCCAAGCATGCCCAACGTCCTGGNGTCATCCTGGCCATCACGGCCACCGGCCGCGAGGCCGAGGACACCGTGGCGGCCCTGCGTTCTTATTTGCCGGACGCGGAAGTGGCAGAATTCCCCAGCTGGGAGACACTCCCGCATGAGCGCCTGTCTCCTCGCTCTGACACTGTAGGACGCCGCCTGGCCTTGTTACGCCGCCTGGTTCATCCCGAGTTCGATACTGGAAACCACCTTCGCATCATTGTCGCGCCCATTCGTGCGGTTGTGCAGCCATTGGTTGCTGGATTGGGTGAACTGGTTCCCGTCCATGTAAAAGTTGGGGAGGAAATNCCCTTCACTGAACTCATCAAGCGTCTGGCCGACGCCGCATATGCTCGCGTTGACATGGTCACGCACCGCGGCGAATTTGCCGTCCGTGGCGGCATTCTGGACGTTTTCCCACCCACCGAGAACCATCCCGTCCGCATCGAATTCTTTGGTGACGAGGTGGAGGCCATGCGCTGGTTCAGCATTGCAGATCAGCGTACCCTGACAAGCGTCACCGGCAATATCTCCCACCCCACAGAGCTCTACGCTCCGCCGTGCCGGGAAATTCTCATCACNCCCGCTGTGATGAGCCGCGCCGCCAAGCTCAAGGACTCGATGCCTGCCGCTGCGGCCATGCTGGANAAGATTGCCGGCGGCATCGCCGTGGAAGGGATGGAATCACTGGCTCCAGCGCTAGTGGAGAGTATGGTGCCGCTGTCTTCACTCTTACCAGCAAGCTCCATCGCGGTGGTCCTTGACCCGGANAAAGTCAGTGCCCGCGCCCACGACCTGGAATCCACCAATGCGGAATTCCTTGAGGCGGCTTGGTCTACCGCCTCCGATGGCGGTAACGCACCNCTTGATTTGTCCTCGACGCAGATGCCTGGCCAGGGAACAGATCTGGCCTCGGCTGGCTTCAAANNTCTCGCCGAAACCAGAGAAGTGGCATTAGAAGGTGGCCTCAGTTGGTGGACGTTGAGCTCNCTAGCCCAGGACGAGGAGCTTGACACCGGCACCGACGTGCTGAACCTGCACGCCCGCGAACCCCGCGGCTACCGTGGCGATGTGGCCGAGATGATGGAGTTCCTCGGCTCCCGGATCAAGGACCAATGGCGGGTGGTGGTGGCCACCCAGGGCCCCGGACCGGCCCAGCGTCTAGCGGAACTNTTTCATGAAGCCAACATCCCGGCGTCGCGCGTTGACAGCCTGGATCACGAACCGCAGCCGGGCATTATAGAAGTGACC from Arthrobacter polaris encodes:
- a CDS encoding chitinase, which produces MSQRFPGQKLSLFRLTALVAVAALLAAGAYIGWGRYNDAIAASGEPAXFTGYVDVTATPTYSFETPISDAAKSVVLSFIVAAKDKPCEPSWGTFYSMGQASQELDVDRRIARLIQQGGSVSVSFGGQANDELAVTCTNVGQLRDAYASVVERYNLSMIDLDLEGPGLTDTEALKRRALAIAELQSERLASXKPLSVWLTLPVAPTGLTSEGTAAVAAMLDAKVDLAGVNVMSMDFGASKVASSTMLEASIAAATATHKQLASLYKAAGQDSGAESLWRKIGLTPMIGQNDVVGEXFTLQDAAGLHDFAVAKGIGRVSMWSLNRDATCGPNYPDLTRVSDGCSGVDQKGKLFSEMLGDGMTSPLAEPSASASPLASSQATVPADNPATSPYPIWSDLAVYVEGDRIVWHGNVYTAKWWTQDDVPDNPVATEGLTPWQLVGPVLPGDKPAPQQTVPAGTYPLWTAEKIYLQGDRVMFDSRIFEAKWWNREESPLAAMQGSPSSAWKMFTNDQAQQLLAPKAS
- a CDS encoding DUF2505 domain-containing protein, with translation MALAASTTLSASAQSVTDVFTNADFIKHVSETVGGELKSFTISGPTSAAFTTKTVRTLPTTRMPELIQKFVGATLTVTQDESWSAPAADGSRTNTITLTVAKAPVDVTALQXLTVTGESTLVELTGEVKSGVPFLGAKIASAAEPVIGRALNLQATLAQKWLETHV